One Solanum pennellii chromosome 10, SPENNV200 genomic region harbors:
- the LOC107002226 gene encoding cytochrome P450 94A2 isoform X2 has translation MEFFSLIFTVLISLFFSYYFNKNLQKKGFKIYPLVGALPGFLHNRHRFYDWMTDVLSNCPTNTAVFHRPVNVHGIMTANPLNVEHMLKTNFENFPKGFRFYTRLQDLFGDGLFNVDGESWRTQRKSASYEFSTRSLRNFVMETAQVEIHTRLIPILEEASKRGTIIDIQDILERFAFDNIIKLAFNVDANCLGGAESEFMQAFDIATTLSSGRFMYAIPFLYKIKKILNIGSEKKLQKSIKVVHEFADNIINSRMEERDEKKDEDLLSRFMGDSNEVSAKFLRDIVISFILAGRDTTSSALTWFFWILSSRKDIEQKILEELVEIRGRNGKKIGEAYNFDELREMQYLHAAISESMRLYPPVPIDTRSCLKDEILPDGTFIGKDWFISYQTYSMGRMENIWGKDCCEYKPERWFDENGVYKQESPFKFPVFHAGPRMCLGKDMAYIQMKSIAASVLEMFEFDVQLENGKCPEYVLSLTLRMKGGLPVKVKERCK, from the exons ATGGAATTTTTCTCCCTTATCTTCACTGTCCTCATCTCTCTGTTTTTCTCCTACTATTTCAACAAAAATCTCCAAAAAAAGGGTTTCAAAATCTATCCACTCGTCGGAGCATTGCCGGGTTTTCTCCATAACCGTCATCGTTTTTACGATTGGATGACCGATGTACTCTCTAATTGCCCTACCAACACCGCCGTCTTCCACCGCCCTGTAAATGTTCACGGCATTATGACGGCGAATCCACTTAACGTTGAACACATGCTCAAAaccaattttgaaaattttccaaaagGATTTCGATTCTATACTCGGCTACAAGATCTATTCGGCGATGGCCTTTTCAATGTGGATGGTGAAAGTTGGAGAACTCAACGGAAATCTGCTAGCTATGAATTTAGCACCAGATCTCTGAGGAATTTCGTTATGGAAACTGCACAG GTTGAGATTCATACGCGATTGATTCCAATACTTGAAGAAGCATCTAAAAGGGGTACAATTATTGACATTCAAGACATCTTAGAAAGATTTGCATTTGATAATATCATCAAGCTTGCATTCAATGTGGATGCAAATTGTTTAGGAGGAGCTGAAAGTGAATTCATGCAAGCTTTTGATATTGCAACAACTCTAAGTTCAGGTAGATTCATGTATGCAATTCCCTTCctttacaaaataaagaaaattttgaacattGGTTCAGagaaaaaactacaaaaatcGATTAAGGTGGTGCATGAATTCGCggataatataataaattcaagaatGGAAGAGCGCGATGAGAAGAAAGATGAAGACCTGTTATCAAGATTCATGGGAGATAGTAATGAAGTTTCAGCTAAATTCTTGAGGGACATTGTCATTAGTTTCATCCTAGCTGGTCGAGACACGACATCATCAGCTCTAACTTGGTTCTTTTGGATATTGTCTTCAAGGAAAGATATAGAACAAAAGATATTAGAAGAATTAGTTGAAATTCGTGGAAGAAATGGGAAAAAGATTGGCGAGGCTTATAATTTCGACGAGTTAAGAGAAATGCAGTATCTCCATGCAGCTATTTCAGAATCCATGAGGTTATATCCACCAGTACCAATTGATACAAGGAGTTGTTTGAAAGATGAAATTTTACCAGATGGGACTTTTATTGGTAAAGATTGGTTTATAAGTTATCAAACTTATAGCATGGGAAGAATGGAGAATATTTGGGGTAAAGATTGTTGTGAGTACAAACCAGAAAGATGGTTCGACGAAAATGGTGTTTATAAACAAGAAAGTCCATTTAAATTTCCAGTGTTTCATGCTGGACCAAGAATGTGTCTTGGAAAAGACATGGCTTATATTCAGATGAAATCAATTGCAGCTTCTGTGTTAGAAATGTTTGAATTTGATGTTCAGTTGGAGAATGGCAAGTGCCCTGAATATGTGTTATCTTTGACTCTAAGAATGAAAGGAGGTTTGCCTGTGAAGGTGAAAGAAAGATGTAAGTAA
- the LOC107002225 gene encoding bZIP transcription factor 17 gives MSDQPPPVDENLTGEFDGLAVPPLDHTFFVQHITEADQGIGDDFPMEFRSVDFSIDDVDFDVSFDDFFPNPVDGDAFQKPNCLADCIGSEPGQMDFGQHGSQLIGSFDDASGIFKSTSGDSLEEAPGSNSVQMDPNCFGQSGSQLIGNSVDSSTNVKLKLEEMSDISGNQATGGVMVMDTSSPEIGQRSSSSRLSNEVSPSLPQISTDVSGYLNVPSPESNGSNHDVSRESSNDKKGLSDAKVLNCHSPESQGSGNCGGLNYLSDSNKSVHSSPNLGSNSVKGGTVEHKFKLEGVSANISNCSSSLLKRKKGGEDLNNASKHQKSSMFSLSDNVNNDEDEKKMARLIRNRESAHLSRQRKKHYVEELEDKVRIMHSTIQDLNAKISYVMAENLTLKTQLGGTGVPPQVQPPPGMYPHPSMVYPWMSYPPPYMMKPQGSQVPLVPIPKLKPQAAAPAPKSTKKGEKKKSEVKTKKVASISLLGVLFFMLLFGGLVPLLNVRYGGTREPFLGGFSVGSGFYEKHHGRVLVVDGPVNGTGYSGKYSEKDYSSHCGRGDHSESNQQNTYKAADEFVHMGNGSNPLAASLYVPRNDKLVKIDGNLIIQSVLASEKAMASHGGSDKNNRETGLAVPGDLAPAIPGSHPRLYRSSAVGQRALGTVEKENVQSTMQQWYLEGVAGPLMSSGMCTEVFQFDVLSSAPGAIVRATNGRNISMEQRQNATRIHRNRRILNGPPVSLSRPSHNFSEEQSGTTGKQENFTGNKSLSSMVVSVLVDPREAGDADGDGIMGPKSLSRIFVVVLIDSVKYVTYSCMLPFKAAAPLVTT, from the exons ATGTCCGATCAACCGCCGCCGGTGGATGAGAATCTCACCGGGGAATTCGATGGTCTTGCAGTTCCACCGCTTGACCATACGTTTTTTGTCCAACATATCACCGAAGCAGATCAGGGGATCGGTGATGATTTCCCGATGGAATTTCGGAGTGTAGATTTCTCGATTGATgacgttgattttgatgtatcaTTCGATGATTTCTTCCCGAATCCTGTGGATGGAGATGCGTTTCAAAAACCTAATTGCTTGGCTGATTGTATCGGGTCGGAGCCGGGTCAGATGGACTTTGGTCAACATGGGAGTCAACTGATCGGGAGTTTTGACGATGCTTCTGGAATATTCAAGTCGACCTCGGGAGATTCTCTGGAGGAAGCTCCGGGTTCCAATTCGGTCCAGATGGACCCTAATTGCTTTGGTCAATCTGGAAGTCAATTGATTGGGAATTCTGTCGACTCTTCTACTAATGTCAAGTTGAAGTTAGAGGAAATGAGCGATATTTCTGGTAATCAGGCAACAGGAGGTGTGATGGTTATGGACACGTCATCGCCGGAGATTGGTCAGCGTTCCAGCAGCTCGAGACTTTCGAATGAAGTGTCGCCGTCGTTGCCCCAGATTTCTACTGATGTCTCCGGGTATTTGAATGTGCCATCTCCGGAGTCCAATGGATCCAACCATGATGTTTCTCGGGAGTCTAGCAATGACAAGAAAGGTTTGAGTGATGCAAAGGTTTTGAATTGTCATTCACCGGAGTCGCAGGGTTCTGGCAATTGCGGAGGGCTGAATTATCTGTCGGATTCGAACAAATCGGTACATTCTTCTCCCAATTTAGGAAGTAATTCAGTTAAAGGTGGAACTGTagaacataaatttaaattagaggGTGTCAGTGCTAATATAAGTAACTGTAGTAGCTCtttattgaaaaggaaaaaaggtgGTGAAGATTTGAATAACGCAAGTAAACATCAAAAATCCAGTATGTTTTCCCTTAGTGATAATGTTAATAATGATGAGGACGAAAAGAAGATGGCTAGACTAATTAGGAATAGGGAAAGTGCTCACTTGTCAAGACAAAGGAAGAAGCATTATGTTGAGGAATTAGAGGATAAAGTTAGAATAATGCATTCAACAATTCAAGACTTGAATGCTAAGATATCCTACGTAATGGCGGAAAATTTAACTCTTAAGACACAGCTTGGGGGTACTGGTGTACCTCCTCAAGTGCAGCCACCCCCTGGGATGTATCCCCATCCTTCTATGGTGTATCCATGGATGTCATATCCCCCACCTTATATGATGAAGCCACAAGGGTCACAAGTGCCATTGGTTCCTATTCCCAAGTTGAAACCACAGGCAGCAGCGCCTGCGCCAAAGAGTACCAAGAAAGGGGAGAAAAAGAAGAGTGAGGTAAAAACTAAAAAGGTTGCCAGTATTAGCTTACTTGGCGTGCTTTTCTTCATGCTGCTCTTTGGTGGGTTGGTTCCTTTACTGAATGTGAGATATGGAGGTACGAGGGAACCATTTTTGGGTGGATTTTCTGTTGGGAGTGGATTCTACGAGAAACATCATGGAAGAGTTTTGGTTGTGGATGGGCCAGTGAATGGGACTGGGTATTCTGGGAAGTACAGTGAAAAAGATTATAGCTCACATTGTGGCCGGGGCGACCACAGTGAAAGCAATCAGCAAAACACCTACAAGGCTGCAGATGAGTTTGTTCACATGGGCAATGGTAGTAACCCTCTAGCAGCCTCTTTGTATGTCCCGAGGAATGATAAACTTGTTAAGATTGACGGGAACCTGATTATTCAGTCTGTATTAGCAAGTGAGAAAGCCATGGCATCTCATGGAGGTTCTGATAAGAACAATAGAGAGACAGGCCTTGCAGTTCCTGGAGATTTAGCCCCTGCTATCCCCGGAAGCCATCCTCGCCTTTATCGAAGTTCTGCAGTGGGACAAAGGGCTCTTGGGACTGTAGAAAAGGAGAATGTGCAGTCAACTATGCAGCAGTGGTACCTTGAAGGTGTTGCCG GACCTTTGATGAGTTCAGGCATGTGTACAGAAGTGTTCCAGTTTGATGTTCTATCATCTGCTCCAGGGGCCATAGTTCGTGCTACCAATGGTAGAAATATTTCTATGGAACAAAGGCAGAACGCCACACGCATCCACAGAAATAGAAGGATCCTCAATGGTCCTCCTGTTTCCCTTTCTAGACCCTCTCATAACTTTTCTGAAGAACAAAGTGGAACAACTGGAAAGCAAGAGAACTTCACCGGGAACAAGTCACTATCATCCATGGTAGTGTCTGTTTTGGTTGATCCAAGAGAGGCAGGTGATGCTGATGGTGATGGCATAATGGGTCCCAAGTCCCTTTCTCGGATATTTGTTGTTGTGCTGATCGACAGTGTCAAGTACGTCACTTACTCTTGTATGCTTCCATTTAAAGCAGCTGCTCCTCTGGTGACTACCTGA
- the LOC107001750 gene encoding WAT1-related protein At5g07050 — protein MENNKVGGGCLSNFYQRGKPYIAMISLQFGYAGMNVITKVSLNGGMSHYVLVVYRHAFATLAIAPFALLLERKLRPKMTFMMFFQIFILGLLGPVIDQNFYYAGLKFTSPTFSCAMSNMLPAMTFVMAVLCRMEKVHIKKLRCQAKVMGTIVTVAGAMLMTLYKGHVINLVWSNNIHTNNNTSNNVSQSNETSDKDWLKGSILLIGATFAWASFFILQAITMKKYTAPLSLTTLVCFMGTLQSIAVTLVMEHKPSAWAVGFDMNLLAAAYAGIVSSSLAYYVQGLVMEKRGPVFVTAFSPLMMIIVAIMGSFILAEKIYLGGVLGAVLIVAGLYSVLWGKYKEYQEKEIEGPLKGVITNDIEMQTSEVVIGVPMQQPTILAKEVPKA, from the exons ATGGAAAATAACAAAGTAGGAGGAGGTTGTTTAAGTAATTTCTACCAAAGGGGGAAACCATACATAGCAATGATTTCATTACAATTTGGTTATGCTGGAATGAATGTCATAACCAAAGTTAGCCTAAATGGAGGAATGAGTCATTATGTTTTGGTTGTTTATAGACATGCCTTTGCTACTCTTGCTATTGCTCCTTTTGCTCTTCTTCTTGAAAG AAAACTTAGACCAAAGATGACTTTCATGATGTTCTtccaaatatttatattaggtCTTCTTGG GCCAGTGATTGATCAAAATTTCTACTATGCTGGACTAAAGTTTACATCTCCAACATTCTCATGTGCCATGAGTAACATGCTTCCTGCAATGACATTTGTCATGGCTGTCCTTTGCAg GATGGAGAAGGTCCATATAAAAAAGTTGAGATGCCAAGCAAAGGTGATGGGTACAATTGTGACAGTGGCTGGAGCCATGTTAATGACATTGTACAAAGGACATGTTATTAATTTGGTATGGTCAAATAATATTCACACAAATAATAACACTTCTAATAATGTTTCTCAATCCAATGAAACAAGTGATAAAGATTGGCTTAAAGGTTCAATTCTTCTTATTGGTGCTACTTTTGCATGGGCTTCTTTTTTTATACTTCAG gCTATTACAATGAAGAAGTACACTGCTCCTTTATCTCTTACTACACTTGTTTGCTTTATGGGAACTTTGCAATCAATTGCTGTCACCTTAGTGATGGAACATAAACCTTCTGCTTGGGCTGTTGGTTTTGACATGAATCTTCTTGCTGCTGCCTATGCT GGGATTGTATCATCAAGCCTTGCATATTATGTTCAAGGTCTTGTTATGGAGAAAAGAGGACCTGTTTTTGTGACTGCTTTTAGTCCCTTGATGATGATTATTGTTGCCATCATGGGTTCTTTCATTCTTGCTGAGAAAATCTATCTTGGAGG TGTGCTTGGAGCAGTGTTAATTGTAGCAGGGCTATACTCAGTTTTATGGGGAAAATACAAGGAGTaccaagaaaaggaaattgagGGACCATTGAAGGGAGTAATTACAAATGACATAGAAATGCAAACAAGTGAAGTAGTCATTGGTGTTCCCATGCAACAACCTACCATCTTGGCTAAGGAAGTTCCAAAAGCTTAA
- the LOC107002226 gene encoding cytochrome P450 94A2 isoform X1 encodes MEVFSYPTLIFIALISLFFFYFLKKYPNKSGFKIYPLVGALPEFLLNRHRFLEWTTNVLSNCTTNTAVFYRPGNIHGVMTANPLNVEHMLKANFENFPKGFRFYTRLQDFLGDGIFNVDGEIWKIQRKSASYEFSTRSLRNFVMHTAQVEIHTRLIPILEEASKRGTIIDIQDILERFAFDNIIKLAFNVDANCLGGAESEFMQAFDIATTLSSGRFMYAIPFLYKIKKILNIGSEKKLQKSIKVVHEFADNIINSRMEERDEKKDEDLLSRFMGDSNEVSAKFLRDIVISFILAGRDTTSSALTWFFWILSSRKDIEQKILEELVEIRGRNGKKIGEAYNFDELREMQYLHAAISESMRLYPPVPIDTRSCLKDEILPDGTFIGKDWFISYQTYSMGRMENIWGKDCCEYKPERWFDENGVYKQESPFKFPVFHAGPRMCLGKDMAYIQMKSIAASVLEMFEFDVQLENGKCPEYVLSLTLRMKGGLPVKVKERCK; translated from the exons ATGGAAGTTTTCTCCTATCCAACACTTATCTTCATTGCCCTcatctctctttttttcttctactttCTCAAAAAATATCCCAATAAATCCGGTTTCAAAATCTACCCACTCGTCGGAGCATTGCCGGAGTTTCTCCTTAACCGTCACCGATTTCTCGAATGGACCACCAATGTACTCTCAAATTGCACTACCAACACCGCCGTCTTCTATCGCCCTGGAAATATTCACGGCGTCATGACGGCGAATCCACTCAACGTTGAACACATGCTCAAAGCCAATTTTGAAAATTTCCCAAAAGGATTTCGATTCTACACTCGGCTTCAAGATTTCCTCGGCGACGGAATTTTTAACGTTGATGGTGAAATCTGGAAAATTCAAAGGAAATCTGCTAGCTATGAATTTAGCACCAGATCTCTAAGAAATTTCGTCATGCACACTGCCCAG GTTGAGATTCATACGCGATTGATTCCAATACTTGAAGAAGCATCTAAAAGGGGTACAATTATTGACATTCAAGACATCTTAGAAAGATTTGCATTTGATAATATCATCAAGCTTGCATTCAATGTGGATGCAAATTGTTTAGGAGGAGCTGAAAGTGAATTCATGCAAGCTTTTGATATTGCAACAACTCTAAGTTCAGGTAGATTCATGTATGCAATTCCCTTCctttacaaaataaagaaaattttgaacattGGTTCAGagaaaaaactacaaaaatcGATTAAGGTGGTGCATGAATTCGCggataatataataaattcaagaatGGAAGAGCGCGATGAGAAGAAAGATGAAGACCTGTTATCAAGATTCATGGGAGATAGTAATGAAGTTTCAGCTAAATTCTTGAGGGACATTGTCATTAGTTTCATCCTAGCTGGTCGAGACACGACATCATCAGCTCTAACTTGGTTCTTTTGGATATTGTCTTCAAGGAAAGATATAGAACAAAAGATATTAGAAGAATTAGTTGAAATTCGTGGAAGAAATGGGAAAAAGATTGGCGAGGCTTATAATTTCGACGAGTTAAGAGAAATGCAGTATCTCCATGCAGCTATTTCAGAATCCATGAGGTTATATCCACCAGTACCAATTGATACAAGGAGTTGTTTGAAAGATGAAATTTTACCAGATGGGACTTTTATTGGTAAAGATTGGTTTATAAGTTATCAAACTTATAGCATGGGAAGAATGGAGAATATTTGGGGTAAAGATTGTTGTGAGTACAAACCAGAAAGATGGTTCGACGAAAATGGTGTTTATAAACAAGAAAGTCCATTTAAATTTCCAGTGTTTCATGCTGGACCAAGAATGTGTCTTGGAAAAGACATGGCTTATATTCAGATGAAATCAATTGCAGCTTCTGTGTTAGAAATGTTTGAATTTGATGTTCAGTTGGAGAATGGCAAGTGCCCTGAATATGTGTTATCTTTGACTCTAAGAATGAAAGGAGGTTTGCCTGTGAAGGTGAAAGAAAGATGTAAGTAA